From Acidimicrobiia bacterium, the proteins below share one genomic window:
- a CDS encoding peptide ligase PGM1-related protein, which yields MSFDVHDQAAYDALQKKLIPLWKSLQSINTDPQTIVVVPSAEFDLELSPTELQAIEERYLFFLLLLRQPRARLIYVTGQSIHPDIVDYYLDLMPGVVSSHARKRLYMVSPMEATPRPLTDKILSRPRLIERIRSLIIDPDRAHLVPYWATWKDRELAMRLGIPMYGADPKDSHLGTKTSSRRLFAESGVNHPIGHQDLPDREAVADALVRMRQAKPGMRAVVIKHNEGVSGYGNSILGLDGLPPAGDSDEAPAIHDLLDRIPVEAPGTPEKYWSMFAREGGIVEEMVSGAEVRSPSAQLRVTPLGKVQLLSTHDQILGGESGQIFLGSRFPADPAYAPMISVDALKVGERLAALGVIGRFALDFVVTRDGSGPWSSYAIEINLRKGGTTHGFLTLQFLTDGRYDPEESVFTAPSGKRKFYVASDHLEVPGLQALTPTDVFDVALMRGLHFDQSTQVGAAFHMLCSVPELGQLGATCVGDSPEEAQERFEQTERVLAEEAASDQGSG from the coding sequence GTGTCGTTCGATGTTCACGACCAGGCTGCTTACGACGCGCTGCAGAAGAAGCTGATCCCGCTCTGGAAGTCGCTCCAGAGCATCAACACCGACCCGCAGACCATCGTGGTGGTTCCCTCCGCCGAGTTCGACCTAGAGCTCTCGCCCACCGAACTACAGGCGATCGAGGAGCGGTACCTGTTCTTCCTGCTGCTGCTCCGCCAGCCTCGAGCCCGGCTGATCTACGTGACCGGCCAGTCGATCCACCCCGACATCGTCGACTACTACCTCGACCTGATGCCTGGAGTGGTTTCGAGCCACGCCCGTAAGCGGCTGTACATGGTCTCCCCGATGGAGGCCACCCCCCGTCCACTCACCGACAAGATCCTCTCCCGGCCCCGGCTGATCGAGAGGATCCGCTCGTTGATCATCGACCCGGACCGCGCCCACCTCGTGCCCTACTGGGCGACCTGGAAGGACCGCGAGCTGGCGATGCGGCTGGGCATCCCCATGTACGGAGCCGACCCCAAGGACTCCCACCTCGGTACCAAGACCTCGAGCCGGAGGCTGTTCGCGGAATCCGGGGTCAACCATCCCATTGGCCACCAGGACCTGCCCGACCGGGAAGCAGTCGCCGATGCGCTGGTTCGGATGCGCCAGGCGAAGCCCGGCATGCGCGCGGTGGTGATCAAGCACAACGAGGGGGTGTCGGGCTACGGCAACTCGATCCTTGGGCTCGACGGGCTTCCCCCGGCCGGCGACTCTGATGAGGCCCCGGCCATCCATGATCTGCTCGATCGGATCCCGGTCGAGGCACCAGGTACACCCGAGAAGTACTGGTCGATGTTCGCCCGCGAGGGCGGGATCGTCGAGGAGATGGTCAGCGGAGCCGAGGTGCGCAGCCCCAGCGCGCAGCTGCGGGTCACCCCCCTGGGCAAGGTGCAGCTGCTCTCGACTCACGACCAGATCCTCGGAGGGGAGAGCGGCCAGATCTTCCTCGGTTCCCGGTTCCCGGCTGACCCGGCGTATGCGCCGATGATCAGCGTCGACGCCCTCAAGGTGGGTGAGCGCCTCGCCGCCCTGGGGGTGATCGGGCGCTTCGCCCTCGACTTCGTGGTGACCCGCGACGGGTCGGGACCGTGGTCTTCGTACGCCATCGAGATCAACCTCCGTAAAGGCGGAACCACCCATGGGTTCCTCACCCTGCAGTTCCTCACGGATGGCCGCTACGACCCCGAGGAGAGCGTGTTCACCGCTCCGAGTGGCAAGCGCAAGTTCTATGTGGCCAGCGACCATCTCGAGGTCCCGGGGCTGCAGGCATTGACCCCAACCGATGTGTTCGACGTCGCACTGATGCGTGGCCTGCATTTCGACCAGTCGACCCAGGTGGGAGCGGCCTTCCACATGCTGTGCTCGGTTCCCGAGCTCGGCCAACTCGGCGCCACCTGTGTGGGCGACTCGCCCGAGGAGGCGCAGGAGCGATTCGAACAGACGGAGAGGGTACTGGCTGAGGAGGCGGCGTCCGATCAGGGCAGCGGCTGA
- a CDS encoding diacylglycerol kinase family protein, giving the protein MRRIALVVNPRAGRGRVGRELTRLLVTLAEAGLDVEVHETTHRGHAVDLARAAALGGFETVVAVGGDGTVNEVANGLIDRDRPVSSASLGVVAAGSGADFARSFGFPKHVDHELTGIAGRTRRLDVGKIACSPVSGTEPVIRYFVNAAEAGMAAATVERAERLPRWFGKARYLIAFWPSLAGFDPVEMTVSAGDASYTGLAHNALVANGRYLGGGMQISPHSDTGDGRFDIQVNIGPKRQAFTLIPKIYRGTHLPDDLIIQMSGREVAIHTERPVPIEADGEMVGVTPATFTNLPGLLELVV; this is encoded by the coding sequence ATGCGCCGCATCGCCCTCGTGGTCAACCCGAGAGCCGGACGCGGGAGAGTCGGCCGCGAATTGACCCGGTTGCTCGTGACACTGGCCGAGGCGGGCCTCGACGTCGAAGTACACGAGACCACCCACCGGGGGCATGCCGTCGACCTCGCCAGGGCGGCTGCGCTGGGCGGATTCGAGACGGTGGTCGCCGTCGGTGGCGACGGCACCGTCAACGAGGTGGCCAATGGGCTCATCGATCGAGATCGCCCGGTGTCGTCTGCTTCATTGGGGGTGGTGGCGGCCGGATCGGGGGCCGACTTCGCCCGCAGCTTCGGCTTTCCCAAGCACGTCGATCACGAACTGACCGGGATCGCCGGCCGGACCCGGCGTCTCGACGTGGGGAAGATCGCCTGCAGTCCCGTCTCTGGAACCGAGCCGGTCATCAGGTATTTCGTCAACGCCGCCGAGGCGGGGATGGCAGCCGCCACCGTCGAGCGAGCCGAGCGGTTGCCTCGCTGGTTCGGGAAGGCGCGGTACCTGATCGCCTTCTGGCCATCGCTGGCGGGCTTCGACCCGGTCGAAATGACGGTGTCGGCAGGCGATGCCTCATACACGGGACTGGCTCACAACGCCCTGGTGGCGAACGGGAGGTACCTCGGTGGAGGAATGCAGATCTCGCCCCATTCAGATACAGGCGACGGTCGATTCGACATCCAGGTGAACATCGGCCCCAAACGGCAGGCGTTCACCCTGATACCGAAGATCTACCGGGGCACTCATCTGCCCGACGATCTGATCATCCAGATGTCGGGTCGCGAGGTCGCCATCCATACCGAGCGGCCCGTGCCGATCGAGGCCGATGGAGAGATGGTCGGTGTCACCCCGGCGACGTTCACCAACCTTCCGGGGCTGCTCGAACTGGTGGTGTAA
- a CDS encoding deoxyguanosinetriphosphate triphosphohydrolase, protein MAGGVPSPRFLRRRTREDAEEHERTMLSASATRSTDSRGRSIPEEADPGRTAFERDRDRILHSKAFRRLKHKTQVFINPDDDHFVTRLTHTLQVTQIGRALATYLRLNESLAEAICLGHDVGHSPFGHIGEDALTPYVPGEWHHAAQSVRVFEVLEPLNLTWEVRDGIRAHSWKIDPPPATPEGMVCRFADRIAYLTHDVDDAVRAGVIAYADLPDTPRQVFGEPGGEWIRSMIDAVVDESIRRGEVTMEQAALDAMNELRVFMFHRVYLRPEADVQRDEAITVIRTLTDHYIAHPDEVPDTYRHHGADEVTAAIDYVSGMTDRYAIREYEELAGSR, encoded by the coding sequence ATGGCAGGTGGGGTCCCCTCCCCGCGGTTCCTGAGGCGCCGAACCCGCGAGGACGCCGAGGAGCACGAGCGCACCATGCTCTCTGCGTCGGCGACGCGGTCGACTGACTCCCGCGGCCGCTCGATCCCTGAAGAAGCGGACCCAGGACGGACCGCTTTCGAACGGGATCGCGACCGCATCCTCCACTCGAAGGCCTTCCGGCGGCTCAAGCACAAGACCCAGGTGTTCATCAACCCCGACGATGACCACTTTGTCACCCGGCTCACCCACACCCTCCAGGTGACCCAGATCGGCCGCGCTCTTGCAACCTACCTGCGGCTCAACGAATCACTCGCAGAGGCCATCTGCCTGGGGCACGACGTCGGCCACTCTCCGTTCGGCCACATCGGGGAGGACGCCCTCACCCCCTACGTTCCCGGCGAGTGGCACCACGCCGCTCAGAGCGTGCGGGTGTTCGAGGTGCTTGAGCCGCTCAACCTCACCTGGGAGGTGCGCGACGGAATCCGGGCGCACTCGTGGAAGATCGATCCGCCGCCGGCCACGCCCGAAGGCATGGTCTGCCGATTCGCCGACCGCATCGCCTATCTCACCCACGACGTAGACGACGCGGTGCGGGCTGGGGTGATCGCCTACGCCGACCTACCGGACACGCCGCGTCAAGTGTTCGGTGAACCCGGCGGCGAGTGGATCCGGTCGATGATCGACGCCGTGGTCGACGAGTCGATCCGGCGAGGGGAGGTCACCATGGAGCAGGCCGCCCTCGACGCGATGAACGAACTGCGCGTCTTCATGTTCCACCGGGTCTACCTGCGCCCCGAGGCCGACGTCCAGCGTGATGAAGCCATCACCGTGATCCGCACCCTCACCGACCACTACATCGCCCACCCCGACGAAGTCCCTGATACATACCGCCACCACGGCGCCGACGAGGTCACCGCCGCCATCGACTACGTATCAGGCATGACGGACCGGTACGCGATCCGGGAGTACGAAGAATTGGCAGGGAGCAGGTAG
- a CDS encoding PQQ-dependent sugar dehydrogenase → MRRIVMAIAMAATTLTGTGAAAGVPECNGLPATIVATSGIPTIGTPGDDVIVGTAGDDIIRGRGGNDVICGGGGDDIINGGSGHDIIFGSSGSDQIRGGKGADQIRGGSGADEIFGGRGNDVIRGGGGFDVVHGGRSRDKCFSAEVRSSCLRGLALTLIASLPPGHQAGVAVSPPGDPRLFLVGQSGPIWEIGPGGHHSTPLLDLTGRISTGSEQGVLGLAFHPAFVENGRFFVFFTQPNGDIKIEEFEDDGSWPIDPDSGSDIIEIEHGDATNHNGGNLAFGADGYLYASIGDGGTGGHEAQDTTSLLGTIIRLDVDTATPYASPATNPFVGGAGADEIWAYGLRNPWRFSMDQGLIYVGDVGQSTREEVNVSSVSSGGLNYGWPILEGTDCHSPSSGCSSAGTVLPVHEEDHSTGVCSVIGGYVYRGDRMPELDGHYLFSDFCRGFIKSFRHAGGDAEELTTWIASTGHLVTSFGMDADGELYVATLSGDLYRITPVR, encoded by the coding sequence GTGCGACGCATCGTGATGGCCATCGCAATGGCGGCCACCACCCTCACGGGTACGGGCGCCGCCGCCGGGGTGCCCGAGTGCAACGGCCTGCCCGCGACGATCGTCGCGACGTCAGGCATACCGACGATCGGAACCCCGGGGGATGACGTGATCGTCGGCACCGCCGGCGACGACATCATCCGCGGCCGTGGCGGTAACGACGTGATCTGCGGCGGTGGCGGTGACGACATCATCAACGGTGGTTCCGGCCACGACATCATCTTCGGGAGCAGCGGATCCGATCAGATTCGTGGCGGCAAAGGGGCCGACCAGATTCGAGGCGGTTCAGGCGCGGATGAGATCTTCGGTGGAAGAGGCAACGACGTCATCCGCGGCGGCGGCGGATTCGATGTGGTTCACGGCGGACGGAGCCGTGACAAGTGCTTCTCGGCGGAAGTCCGCTCCTCGTGCCTGCGGGGACTTGCCCTGACCCTCATCGCCAGCCTGCCGCCCGGCCACCAAGCGGGCGTCGCGGTCTCGCCCCCGGGTGACCCCCGGCTCTTCCTGGTGGGCCAATCAGGGCCGATCTGGGAGATCGGACCGGGAGGACACCACTCCACGCCGCTGCTGGATCTCACCGGGCGGATCTCGACTGGGAGCGAGCAAGGGGTGCTGGGGCTGGCATTCCACCCCGCATTCGTCGAGAACGGCCGCTTCTTCGTGTTCTTCACCCAGCCAAACGGAGACATCAAGATCGAGGAGTTCGAGGACGATGGCAGTTGGCCGATCGACCCCGATTCCGGCTCGGACATCATCGAGATCGAACACGGCGACGCCACCAATCACAACGGGGGCAACCTCGCATTCGGTGCAGACGGCTATCTCTACGCCTCGATCGGCGACGGCGGCACCGGAGGCCACGAGGCCCAGGACACCACGAGTCTCCTCGGAACGATCATTCGCCTCGACGTCGATACAGCCACTCCCTATGCCTCACCTGCAACCAATCCGTTCGTGGGTGGCGCGGGGGCCGATGAGATCTGGGCCTATGGGCTCAGGAACCCGTGGCGGTTCTCGATGGACCAGGGGCTCATCTACGTCGGTGACGTCGGCCAGTCCACACGCGAGGAAGTGAACGTCTCGTCGGTCTCGTCAGGGGGCCTCAACTACGGGTGGCCCATCCTCGAAGGAACCGATTGCCACAGCCCATCCAGTGGTTGTAGTTCTGCCGGCACCGTACTCCCGGTGCATGAGGAAGATCACTCGACGGGGGTGTGCTCGGTGATCGGCGGGTACGTGTATCGCGGAGACCGGATGCCCGAACTCGACGGCCACTACCTCTTCAGTGACTTCTGCCGGGGGTTCATCAAGTCGTTCCGCCACGCCGGCGGCGATGCCGAAGAGCTGACCACCTGGATCGCGAGCACCGGCCACCTCGTGACATCGTTCGGGATGGATGCCGACGGTGAGCTCTACGTGGCCACGCTCTCAGGGGATCTCTACCGAATCACTCCCGTCCGCTGA
- the phnC gene encoding phosphonate ABC transporter ATP-binding protein, whose protein sequence is MIEFENVEVTYRGGLKALKGVSLTIPQGELVVIVGLSGAGKSTLLRAVNGLVPITGGSVKVNGVEVRGASASTLRELRSEIGMIFQTFNLVTRTSVINNVLMGRLAKVSWWRAMLGAWPAADREVAFKAMERVEIVEKAYVRASDLSGGQQQRVGIARALAQEPSIILADEPVASLDPVTSHHVMRDLRRINRDLNITTIINLHFLDLARAYGKRLIGLRAGELVYDGDIADVQESTFREIYGRSVTPDDLLEGAEL, encoded by the coding sequence TTGATCGAGTTCGAGAATGTCGAAGTCACGTACCGCGGGGGCCTCAAGGCGCTCAAGGGCGTCAGCCTCACCATCCCGCAGGGTGAACTCGTCGTGATCGTCGGATTGTCCGGTGCCGGCAAGTCGACGCTCCTCCGGGCGGTGAACGGCCTGGTCCCGATCACCGGCGGCTCCGTCAAAGTGAACGGCGTCGAAGTCCGCGGCGCCTCGGCGTCCACCCTCCGCGAACTCCGGTCCGAGATCGGGATGATCTTCCAGACTTTCAACCTGGTGACCCGGACTTCGGTGATCAACAACGTGTTGATGGGTCGGCTTGCCAAGGTCAGCTGGTGGCGGGCGATGCTCGGCGCATGGCCCGCCGCCGACCGGGAGGTCGCCTTCAAGGCAATGGAGAGAGTCGAGATCGTCGAGAAAGCATATGTCAGGGCTAGTGACCTCTCCGGCGGCCAGCAACAGCGAGTGGGGATTGCCCGAGCCCTTGCCCAGGAGCCGTCGATCATCCTCGCCGACGAGCCGGTGGCTTCCCTCGACCCAGTCACCTCCCACCACGTGATGCGTGACCTTCGCCGCATCAACCGGGATCTCAACATCACCACGATCATCAACCTCCACTTCCTCGACCTGGCACGCGCCTACGGCAAGCGACTCATCGGGCTGAGGGCGGGGGAACTCGTCTACGACGGCGACATCGCCGACGTTCAGGAATCGACCTTCCGGGAGATCTACGGCCGATCGGTGACCCCGGACGACCTGCTGGAGGGCGCCGAACTGTGA
- the phnE gene encoding phosphonate ABC transporter, permease protein PhnE, protein MTSLPQQIRPAAPIGPRVFRWAVAVAVIVPAIWGAMGLNVSLDRLLSAPADVWNILSKLMVPDLSADAVQRALPKIMESFFIAWIGTMIGAFFSFPMAFLAAKNVSPAAVSNITRQFLNGIRAIPELLVAIILIPVTGLGAWTGTLALGIHSIGTLGKLSSEVIEGIDDGPVEAVAAVGGGPIARMRFGVVPQVMPNILAYWLYRFEINIRASAVLGVVGAGGIGGELIAQLRFRNYSRASTVLVLTIAAVLAVDAISARIRRRLISGHREPGPVAQFINGPIWKRALILAGAAAVIGFLTFLAVQLQTDVALLDRG, encoded by the coding sequence ATGACCAGCCTCCCGCAGCAGATCCGCCCGGCCGCTCCAATCGGGCCAAGGGTGTTCCGCTGGGCGGTTGCGGTTGCCGTGATCGTCCCCGCAATCTGGGGGGCGATGGGACTGAATGTGTCCCTCGACCGCCTATTGAGCGCTCCCGCCGACGTTTGGAACATTCTCAGCAAGTTGATGGTGCCCGACCTGAGCGCCGATGCCGTCCAGCGGGCACTCCCCAAGATCATGGAGTCGTTCTTCATCGCCTGGATCGGCACGATGATCGGCGCGTTCTTCTCCTTCCCGATGGCCTTTCTCGCAGCCAAGAACGTCAGCCCCGCCGCGGTGAGCAATATCACCCGACAGTTCCTCAACGGAATCCGTGCCATCCCCGAACTGCTGGTGGCGATCATCCTGATCCCGGTGACCGGGCTCGGAGCCTGGACCGGAACCCTCGCCCTCGGCATCCACTCCATCGGCACCCTGGGCAAGTTGTCATCGGAGGTGATCGAAGGAATCGACGATGGCCCCGTCGAGGCAGTCGCTGCCGTCGGGGGCGGGCCCATCGCCCGGATGCGGTTCGGAGTGGTTCCGCAGGTGATGCCCAACATCCTGGCCTACTGGCTCTACCGGTTCGAGATCAACATCAGAGCATCGGCGGTCCTCGGCGTGGTGGGGGCCGGAGGTATCGGCGGCGAGTTGATCGCTCAGTTGAGGTTCCGCAACTACTCGCGGGCCAGCACCGTCCTCGTACTCACGATTGCGGCGGTCCTTGCCGTCGATGCCATTTCGGCTCGCATCCGCCGACGCCTCATCAGTGGGCATCGCGAGCCCGGGCCGGTAGCGCAGTTCATCAACGGACCGATATGGAAGCGGGCCCTCATTCTGGCGGGGGCCGCGGCGGTCATCGGATTCCTGACCTTCCTGGCGGTACAGCTGCAGACCGATGTAGCCCTCCTCGATCGTGGATGA
- a CDS encoding bifunctional diguanylate cyclase/phosphodiesterase — MNEEAPGSPDAPDGLESRRIHVLGVAVAMAGAGALLYFFALVPTPFAAPFEIPIWLIALAFAATEVFNIRLHVRANAHTVSMSEIPLILGVVFAGPAALIVGRLVGAGVARAVRRKQPPYRMAFNLALFFLETVVALTAYGFILDGRSPVSMAGLGVGMVALTTSMVVTAGFVTLAVWLDRPGRALGAVARSMGSGMVISFLSAVVGIVSLVVAWRDPLALVAVAVVAGGMYGALRVYGSLSQRFEDLESVYAFTSSVDAAVDTDELIEATLSQTVELFDAEFAEVVMARGVGSTAVTRTADGSLQRRPAPPGVVEAITAHVDGTAVFRLSELDSAIVAHYSSKGVTDAMAALLAGGGGTATMIVVGRGRRGGGFTSDQMRLFDSLARQARLSFERGRLVDRLRREAGQKEHQALHDALTNLPNRLHFSIVVEDALRKAQERGGRLAVLLVDLDRFKEVNDTLGHQRGDVLLQEMALRLSDALGGDEHIARLGGDEFGIMLRDIAGISEAVDWARKIGRALHRPFLNEGLAIQVSGSIGIAMAPDHGTDGTTLLRRADVAMYEAKSVGSSFEVYDPRQDQYSTRRLAMAAELRDALDQGSIAIDYQPQARLLDGAPVGVEALARWLHPRHGAVPPDEFIELAERTGLIRPLTEHVLRTAFRDVMRLRSDGHKISVSVNIAAASLTDEEFPDLVARLIGENDVDPQAVTLEVTETTMMTDSARARLVLNALDELGVKLAIDDFGTGYSSLAYLSNLPVDEVKIDRTFVMDMAVDQRLAKIVTSTTSLVHSLGLVVVAEGVENHGTWDLLKAAGCDVAQGYYLSRPMSFTDLSAWLASGAVPMGDGGPRVTFGGMTAESA, encoded by the coding sequence ATGAATGAGGAAGCACCCGGGTCGCCGGACGCCCCGGATGGTCTCGAGAGTCGGCGCATCCACGTGCTCGGCGTGGCCGTCGCAATGGCAGGAGCGGGCGCGCTCCTGTACTTCTTTGCGCTCGTTCCGACCCCCTTCGCGGCCCCTTTCGAGATACCCATCTGGCTGATCGCGTTGGCGTTCGCGGCCACCGAAGTGTTCAATATTCGACTACACGTCCGTGCCAACGCTCACACCGTGTCGATGAGCGAGATCCCCCTGATACTCGGCGTGGTTTTTGCCGGCCCGGCAGCACTGATCGTCGGACGCCTGGTCGGCGCGGGTGTGGCGCGGGCCGTTCGACGCAAGCAACCCCCCTATCGGATGGCTTTCAACCTCGCCCTCTTCTTTCTGGAGACGGTGGTCGCACTGACGGCATATGGCTTCATTCTCGATGGTCGGTCGCCGGTATCCATGGCCGGTCTCGGCGTGGGCATGGTCGCGTTGACCACCTCGATGGTCGTCACCGCCGGCTTCGTGACCCTCGCGGTGTGGCTCGACCGTCCGGGGCGCGCCCTCGGTGCCGTAGCCCGGTCGATGGGCTCGGGGATGGTGATCTCTTTCCTTTCGGCAGTCGTAGGCATCGTCAGCCTTGTCGTCGCCTGGCGTGACCCCCTCGCCCTGGTGGCAGTGGCGGTGGTCGCCGGCGGCATGTACGGCGCTCTGCGCGTCTACGGCTCCCTCAGCCAGAGGTTCGAGGACCTGGAGTCCGTCTATGCCTTCACCAGTTCCGTCGACGCCGCCGTCGACACCGACGAGCTCATCGAGGCGACCCTTAGTCAGACCGTGGAGCTCTTCGATGCCGAGTTCGCCGAGGTCGTCATGGCGCGGGGGGTCGGATCGACCGCGGTCACTCGTACCGCCGATGGATCGCTGCAGCGGCGACCGGCCCCGCCGGGCGTGGTCGAGGCCATCACGGCTCACGTCGACGGGACCGCGGTGTTCCGGCTCTCGGAGCTGGATTCGGCAATCGTCGCCCACTACTCGTCCAAGGGGGTGACCGACGCGATGGCGGCGCTGCTGGCTGGAGGCGGTGGAACCGCCACGATGATCGTCGTCGGTCGCGGCCGCAGGGGAGGCGGGTTCACGTCGGATCAGATGCGGCTCTTCGACTCCCTCGCCCGACAGGCAAGGCTGTCATTCGAGCGCGGTCGGCTGGTCGACCGGCTGCGGCGTGAAGCCGGCCAGAAGGAGCACCAGGCGCTCCACGACGCGCTCACCAACCTGCCGAACCGACTCCATTTCTCGATCGTCGTCGAGGATGCCCTGCGCAAGGCCCAGGAACGCGGCGGGCGTCTTGCGGTCCTCCTCGTCGACCTCGACCGGTTCAAGGAGGTCAACGACACGCTCGGGCATCAGCGCGGGGACGTGCTCCTCCAGGAGATGGCGCTCCGCCTCAGCGATGCGTTGGGGGGCGATGAGCACATCGCTCGGCTCGGCGGGGACGAGTTCGGCATCATGCTTCGTGACATCGCCGGCATCAGTGAGGCCGTCGATTGGGCCCGCAAGATCGGTCGAGCCCTCCACCGACCGTTTCTCAACGAGGGCCTGGCGATTCAGGTGTCGGGGAGCATCGGCATCGCCATGGCACCCGACCACGGAACGGACGGCACCACACTCTTACGCCGTGCCGATGTCGCGATGTATGAGGCAAAATCGGTGGGCTCCTCGTTCGAGGTGTACGACCCGCGGCAAGACCAATACAGCACACGCCGACTCGCGATGGCCGCAGAACTTCGTGATGCCCTCGATCAGGGTTCGATCGCCATCGACTATCAGCCGCAGGCACGGCTGCTGGATGGCGCCCCGGTCGGGGTCGAAGCGCTCGCCCGGTGGTTGCACCCCCGGCACGGTGCCGTCCCCCCCGACGAGTTCATCGAACTGGCCGAGCGAACCGGGCTCATCCGCCCGCTCACCGAACACGTTCTGCGCACCGCCTTCCGCGATGTGATGCGGCTGCGGTCCGACGGCCACAAGATCTCGGTTTCGGTGAATATCGCCGCCGCCTCCCTCACCGACGAGGAGTTCCCCGACCTGGTGGCTCGCCTCATCGGAGAAAACGACGTCGACCCGCAGGCGGTCACCCTGGAGGTCACCGAGACCACGATGATGACCGATTCGGCCCGCGCCCGACTGGTGTTGAACGCCCTCGACGAATTGGGTGTAAAGCTGGCGATCGACGACTTCGGCACCGGCTACTCCTCGCTTGCCTACTTGAGCAACTTGCCGGTCGATGAGGTGAAGATCGACCGCACCTTCGTGATGGACATGGCCGTCGATCAGCGGTTGGCCAAGATCGTTACCTCGACCACCAGCCTGGTCCACAGCCTCGGCCTCGTCGTGGTCGCCGAAGGGGTGGAGAACCACGGCACCTGGGATTTGCTCAAGGCAGCTGGATGCGATGTGGCCCAGGGCTACTACCTGAGCCGGCCGATGTCGTTCACCGACCTCAGCGCTTGGCTCGCTTCGGGGGCCGTCCCGATGGGGGATGGGGGTCCGCGAGTCACTTTCGGCGGCATGACCGCCGAGTCGGCGTGA
- the phnE gene encoding phosphonate ABC transporter, permease protein PhnE, with the protein MTVEAPVQLRPDPPLRVRTMFVPLLVATVGFVGGGFLGTYLSGAIWGVVAAGGFLLALRIGHIAFTPISGGILSAGVIASTVLTTVVLPGTPQAVDVMMCVRFTLAWLPAAAAAAWFARYKGSSPSAAVNVALSWLAGAAVAMPAAVSFGVTNPIEGLRRSQDPVFGAGDYAIVALALAMFGGAALLAVVSKLPTLTVGSILLFMTVYAASQVGFTIPGLVRNIGNIVKVPNFWPPDFGWAIGGGDWWWFPSWEFGNPNRGNPLVETLRISMIASTIGVSIALPLAFLASSLTAPNRPIYLIDKGFISLIRTVPDLFWAMIFVTSVGSGAFAGALALVFFSLAIMAKLLSETVDAADPGPLEAAKTSGSRHFPAVRAAVLPQVLPNYVAYALYVFEINVRASVVLGVVGAGGIGQVLDAQRLFYRFDRVLAVVMLIFVVVFVIEQISIALRRRLV; encoded by the coding sequence GTGACGGTCGAGGCCCCGGTCCAGCTGCGACCCGATCCCCCGCTGCGCGTCCGGACCATGTTCGTTCCGTTGCTGGTGGCAACGGTCGGTTTTGTCGGGGGCGGCTTCCTCGGCACATACCTTTCGGGCGCAATTTGGGGCGTTGTTGCCGCGGGTGGGTTCTTGCTCGCGTTGCGCATCGGGCACATCGCATTTACCCCGATCTCGGGTGGAATCCTCTCTGCAGGAGTCATCGCCTCCACGGTCCTGACCACGGTCGTCCTCCCTGGTACGCCCCAGGCGGTCGACGTGATGATGTGCGTGCGGTTCACGCTCGCCTGGCTTCCCGCGGCCGCGGCTGCCGCGTGGTTTGCCCGCTACAAGGGGTCATCGCCATCGGCGGCGGTCAACGTGGCTCTCTCCTGGTTGGCGGGGGCGGCGGTGGCAATGCCGGCCGCGGTGTCGTTCGGAGTGACCAACCCCATCGAAGGCTTGCGGCGCAGTCAGGATCCGGTCTTCGGGGCAGGCGACTACGCCATCGTGGCGCTGGCGTTGGCCATGTTTGGAGGGGCCGCATTGCTGGCGGTGGTCTCCAAGCTCCCGACGCTCACCGTCGGCAGCATCTTGCTGTTCATGACCGTGTACGCCGCGTCGCAGGTCGGGTTCACCATTCCCGGCCTCGTGCGGAACATCGGGAACATCGTCAAAGTCCCCAACTTCTGGCCGCCCGACTTCGGGTGGGCCATAGGCGGCGGCGACTGGTGGTGGTTCCCCTCATGGGAATTCGGGAATCCAAACCGGGGAAACCCCTTGGTCGAGACCCTCCGCATCTCGATGATCGCCTCCACGATCGGCGTGTCGATCGCTCTTCCGCTCGCATTCCTCGCCTCGAGCCTGACGGCTCCGAACCGACCGATCTACCTGATCGACAAGGGTTTCATCAGTCTGATCAGGACAGTCCCCGACCTCTTCTGGGCAATGATCTTCGTTACGTCGGTCGGGTCCGGCGCTTTTGCCGGGGCGCTCGCCTTGGTTTTCTTCTCGCTTGCGATCATGGCGAAGCTGCTCTCCGAAACGGTCGATGCTGCCGACCCCGGACCGCTCGAAGCTGCGAAGACGAGCGGATCCCGGCACTTCCCCGCCGTCCGAGCGGCCGTGCTTCCCCAGGTGCTCCCGAACTACGTGGCGTACGCCCTCTACGTCTTCGAGATCAACGTCCGGGCCTCGGTCGTGCTCGGGGTAGTCGGTGCGGGCGGAATCGGACAGGTGCTCGACGCGCAGAGACTCTTCTATCGGTTCGACCGGGTGCTGGCAGTGGTGATGCTGATCTTCGTCGTGGTGTTCGTCATCGAACAGATCAGCATCGCCCTCCGCAGGCGGCTCGTATGA